A window of Planctomycetaceae bacterium contains these coding sequences:
- a CDS encoding NAD-dependent epimerase/dehydratase family protein, protein MIPSCTDNAQPRSSEAIQKVLRGKRILVTGGLGFIGSNLAIELVRCGARVTIVDLPNGSFGANEFNIETVRGDIQLLDFDIRDSERLAQAAQGCDLIFCLAGQVSHAESMRQPLLDLDLNCRAQLAILESCRLQNPTARIVFTSTRQIYGRPETLPVNEKHPIRPVDVNGISKLAAEQFYWLYYRLYGIRSTCLRLTNTYGPRMDLRDASKGFVGVFLARALRGQSICIFGDGQQRRDFNHVDDVVDALIVSGLSEHTGGRIYNLSHPQPYSLLQVTEILSRLLPVPFECVPFPPERKAIDVGDYFGCSRLFQDVTGWQPRIDLPSGLASTVEFFQQHRHRYLDDG, encoded by the coding sequence GTGATCCCTTCGTGCACGGACAATGCTCAGCCTCGATCATCCGAAGCGATTCAGAAAGTGCTTCGTGGAAAACGCATTCTGGTAACCGGCGGCCTGGGGTTCATCGGCAGTAACCTTGCGATTGAACTTGTTCGATGCGGGGCCAGGGTCACCATTGTGGATTTACCAAACGGTTCTTTCGGAGCGAACGAATTTAATATCGAAACTGTCCGCGGTGATATTCAACTGCTGGATTTTGATATTCGTGACAGCGAAAGACTTGCTCAGGCAGCACAAGGCTGCGACCTGATTTTCTGTCTGGCGGGGCAGGTCAGTCACGCCGAAAGTATGCGACAGCCTCTGCTGGATCTGGACCTGAACTGTCGGGCGCAGCTGGCAATTCTGGAATCCTGCCGACTGCAGAACCCGACAGCACGCATTGTTTTCACCAGTACTCGTCAAATCTACGGTCGACCAGAAACTCTGCCAGTCAACGAAAAACATCCCATCCGGCCCGTGGATGTGAATGGGATCAGCAAACTAGCGGCTGAACAATTCTACTGGCTTTATTATCGCCTGTACGGGATTCGTTCCACGTGTCTGCGGCTGACGAATACCTACGGCCCGAGAATGGATCTTCGTGACGCATCTAAAGGCTTCGTCGGAGTATTTCTCGCCAGGGCACTCCGGGGACAGTCCATTTGCATTTTCGGTGACGGTCAGCAAAGGAGAGACTTCAATCATGTGGATGATGTCGTTGATGCGCTGATTGTCAGCGGACTAAGCGAACATACGGGTGGCCGGATTTACAATCTTTCACATCCTCAGCCATACAGCCTGCTGCAGGTAACCGAGATTCTGTCGCGGCTATTGCCTGTGCCATTTGAATGCGTTCCTTTCCCTCCTGAACGCAAGGCGATCGATGTGGGCGATTACTTTGGCTGCTCAAGGCTGTTTCAGGATGTCACTGGCTGGCAGCCCCGAATTGATTTGCCGTCAGGACTTGCTTCAACAGTCGAATTTTTTCAGCAGCATCGACACAGGTATCTGGACGACGGGTGA
- a CDS encoding glycosyltransferase family 39 protein, producing MTSETESVRAGLARTYYRGEVNDTGERRTALGILLFAIISGCVLMIPTLTAGPLVLDEYGTFWIMGHDNPLTMWQRSLDYENIPPLSPALRSVSCYLLGQNEVAFRLPSVLWYLASIPAAWWLGRQLLGVVPGSLCALITAWHPLAIGEVRIARCYSLSYFLAGLMFAVTVAWTLRPECKRFALLWVTCAVGLVWSHYLNAGVVILSLAILIWELRVESWTSRGLLLAVSAIFTASLVPLWRPLLRMSIWGESFSYQDDSPILEIISSFWWAGLPAGLLTGWLFNKLLRRSKDRQLRHSSPMFRSLFLWGLMPTVVVAFLCHGDLASLANPRYRIGVQIASAGLMAALLSHRRNVRSSVIAVVVMLAVSWGTQDRLPWETKRLGTVQAAQWKRCANYIQEHGVALEPIYVQSGLGESFLIPQMFDDDVLLDYAGCRMGRFYIQTPHPRIGLPFLWDKEPEMVASYAARLKEQKEHGPKHLWVASAVDTDLNQISLEGFQKILAASGFELVETIQEPTVVLLKYAAVED from the coding sequence ATGACTAGCGAGACTGAGTCTGTGCGGGCCGGGCTCGCTCGGACGTATTACCGGGGCGAGGTGAACGATACGGGTGAACGCCGAACGGCACTTGGGATTCTGCTGTTCGCGATCATCAGCGGCTGCGTTTTGATGATCCCCACGCTGACTGCTGGTCCACTGGTGCTGGACGAATACGGAACCTTCTGGATTATGGGGCACGATAATCCGTTGACCATGTGGCAGCGAAGTCTGGACTACGAAAACATTCCGCCACTGTCACCCGCGCTGCGAAGTGTTTCCTGTTATCTTCTTGGCCAGAATGAAGTGGCGTTCCGCCTTCCATCTGTTCTCTGGTACCTGGCCAGCATTCCCGCGGCCTGGTGGCTGGGCCGCCAACTTCTTGGGGTCGTCCCCGGATCCCTTTGTGCGCTGATCACTGCGTGGCACCCTCTGGCGATTGGCGAAGTACGAATCGCTCGTTGCTATAGTTTATCGTACTTCCTTGCTGGTCTGATGTTTGCCGTAACGGTTGCCTGGACACTTCGGCCCGAGTGCAAACGATTTGCACTGCTCTGGGTGACCTGTGCGGTAGGATTGGTTTGGTCGCACTACCTGAATGCCGGCGTCGTGATCCTTTCGCTGGCAATTCTGATCTGGGAACTGCGAGTTGAGTCCTGGACATCGCGTGGTCTGTTGTTGGCCGTTTCAGCCATTTTTACAGCATCACTGGTTCCACTTTGGAGGCCACTTTTGCGAATGTCCATCTGGGGTGAATCGTTTTCTTATCAGGATGATTCACCAATCCTGGAAATCATCAGCTCGTTTTGGTGGGCCGGTTTGCCTGCAGGTCTGCTTACCGGATGGCTGTTTAATAAACTCCTGCGGCGGTCGAAAGACAGACAGTTGCGACATAGTTCTCCTATGTTTCGATCTCTGTTCTTATGGGGGCTGATGCCCACCGTTGTTGTCGCGTTCTTGTGCCACGGAGATTTAGCCAGCCTAGCAAACCCCCGGTATCGGATTGGGGTTCAAATCGCCAGTGCCGGATTAATGGCAGCTTTGCTATCGCATCGTCGCAACGTTCGGTCATCTGTTATTGCTGTTGTCGTAATGCTGGCTGTTTCCTGGGGAACACAGGATCGGCTGCCCTGGGAAACAAAACGCCTGGGTACCGTGCAGGCGGCACAGTGGAAACGATGCGCGAACTACATTCAGGAGCATGGCGTGGCCCTGGAGCCGATTTATGTTCAAAGTGGACTTGGTGAAAGTTTTTTGATTCCGCAAATGTTTGACGACGATGTCCTGCTTGACTACGCAGGTTGTCGCATGGGACGGTTCTACATTCAGACGCCCCACCCAAGGATTGGACTGCCGTTTCTCTGGGACAAAGAACCTGAGATGGTTGCCAGTTACGCAGCTCGTCTAAAAGAACAGAAGGAACACGGCCCAAAACACCTGTGGGTTGCCAGCGCAGTCGACACGGATCTCAACCAAATCTCTCTGGAGGGATTTCAGAAGATCCTTGCAGCAAGTGGTTTTGAACTGGTGGAAACAATTCAGGAACCCACTGTTGTTCTGTTGAAATACGCGGCGGTCGAAGACTAA
- a CDS encoding glycosyltransferase family 2 protein produces the protein MNTNQVELSLVIPVYNGSQTICAVVDSIHEVFASLARRSPPELEVVLVNDGSADDSDLVCTQLVNRFNGTVVFVNLARNFGEHSAVLAGLAEARGRYVGVLDDDGQNPPAELLRMWEHLQASDLDVVYGLYREKKHHWFRNLGSRFNDRMATLMLRKPADIYLSSFKVMSRFVVDQIIQYRGPYPYVDGLIFRTTRRIGQIEVQHEERQAGASGYNLRRLVRLWLNMFLGFSVTPLRISVILGLLTSALSVLLMAGIVIDKLWLNPSVPVGIPTILALITMFSGIQLVVLGMIGEYVGRLFMDQNGMPQSIVRSVIRSPAATSCESACCSSMQTRPESVIVAHDRHKESDDITLELHAGSAGVSE, from the coding sequence GTGAATACCAACCAAGTGGAACTTTCACTGGTGATTCCGGTCTACAATGGAAGCCAGACCATTTGCGCCGTCGTCGATTCCATTCACGAAGTCTTCGCATCGCTCGCCCGTCGCAGCCCTCCAGAGCTTGAAGTGGTTCTGGTCAACGATGGTTCCGCCGACGACAGCGATTTGGTTTGCACCCAGTTGGTGAACCGTTTCAACGGGACGGTCGTCTTCGTCAACCTGGCACGTAATTTTGGAGAACACAGTGCCGTGCTGGCGGGCCTCGCAGAAGCACGAGGCCGTTACGTGGGAGTGCTGGATGATGACGGCCAGAATCCTCCGGCAGAACTGTTGCGGATGTGGGAACATCTCCAGGCCAGCGACCTGGATGTGGTCTACGGGCTCTATCGCGAGAAGAAGCATCACTGGTTCCGGAACCTTGGCAGCCGCTTTAATGACCGTATGGCCACATTGATGCTCAGGAAGCCGGCTGACATTTATCTCAGCAGTTTCAAAGTGATGAGCCGGTTTGTGGTAGATCAGATCATCCAGTACCGAGGGCCTTACCCCTATGTTGACGGTCTGATTTTCCGAACGACACGGCGCATCGGGCAAATCGAAGTCCAGCACGAAGAACGGCAGGCGGGTGCGTCGGGTTATAACCTGCGTCGGCTTGTCAGACTCTGGCTCAATATGTTCCTTGGTTTTTCTGTCACCCCGCTTCGCATTTCCGTCATCCTTGGATTGCTGACATCTGCGTTGAGCGTCCTGCTGATGGCGGGCATCGTGATTGATAAACTCTGGCTCAACCCGTCTGTTCCTGTCGGTATACCGACCATTCTGGCGCTGATCACGATGTTCAGCGGGATCCAGTTGGTCGTTCTGGGAATGATTGGTGAATATGTCGGCCGACTGTTCATGGACCAGAACGGGATGCCACAATCGATTGTACGCAGCGTGATCCGATCACCGGCGGCAACATCCTGCGAGAGTGCATGCTGTTCATCAATGCAAACGAGGCCCGAATCGGTCATCGTCGCTCATGATCGGCATAAAGAATCAGATGACATCACTTTGGAACTTCATGCAGGCTCTGCTGGAGTTTCCGAGTGA
- a CDS encoding methyltransferase domain-containing protein, whose product MNPDEYRVMAEVEQRHWWYQGARELCEILLQSPRFQLPERPAVLDAGCGTGQNLVMLNELLSPGYLAGFDIAEDAVTKAAQRVPEADVYRSDLCSPGTHRETFDLLFSSDVLYTTGIAAAMPGLRMLVGQLCSGGLFLLHLPAFNWLYSRHDMAVHTVQRFRKSEVRSLLEDLGLHCELLTYRMCLLFPLVVLQRLPFIVGRRRMMERTRGGAGTHQNVTSDLAMPSKWLNSLLHSVVRLENRLIRLGMPMPAGSSLIAIGRKP is encoded by the coding sequence ATGAACCCGGATGAGTATCGGGTGATGGCGGAGGTGGAGCAGCGCCACTGGTGGTATCAGGGGGCACGCGAGCTTTGTGAGATTCTGCTGCAGTCGCCCCGATTTCAACTCCCCGAACGGCCGGCCGTTCTTGATGCCGGATGTGGCACCGGGCAGAATCTGGTAATGCTGAATGAACTGCTGAGTCCAGGGTATCTGGCGGGATTTGATATTGCTGAGGACGCCGTGACGAAAGCAGCACAGCGGGTTCCAGAGGCCGATGTTTATCGCAGCGATCTTTGCAGTCCCGGAACTCACCGCGAGACATTCGATTTGCTGTTTTCGTCTGACGTCCTCTACACCACGGGCATTGCTGCCGCGATGCCTGGACTGCGGATGCTGGTCGGTCAATTGTGTTCCGGGGGATTGTTTCTGCTGCATCTGCCCGCATTCAACTGGTTGTACAGCCGCCATGATATGGCAGTGCATACCGTGCAGCGTTTTCGCAAATCTGAAGTGCGAAGTTTGCTTGAAGACCTGGGGCTGCATTGTGAACTGTTGACGTACCGAATGTGCCTGCTGTTTCCGCTCGTTGTGCTTCAACGCCTGCCATTCATTGTGGGGCGCAGGCGGATGATGGAGAGAACGAGGGGCGGAGCGGGGACGCATCAAAACGTCACATCAGATCTTGCCATGCCTTCAAAATGGTTGAATTCCCTGCTGCATTCTGTCGTGCGACTGGAAAACCGCCTGATTAGACTCGGAATGCCCATGCCCGCCGGAAGTTCGTTAATTGCGATCGGGAGAAAGCCATGA
- a CDS encoding chemotaxis protein CheA, with product MLDEIVKEFLVESHENLDQLDRDLMALEEAPNDRDRLSSIFRTIHTIKGTSGFLAFPTLEHVTHVGENLLVKLRDGEIPLTADITNGLLGMVDAVRSILSNIEGSASEGGETYEELVETLEALKSGDPGAVVSGPGEIPVESVVAELQPAKKDPEAEAKADEDGASGATSALAESVSKDTAAVSLPTPAATSAAPSRTPAKPVKPAAEASESSSASIADSSVRIDVHLLDKLMNLVGELVLARNQILQFSQSTEDAGMAAASQRLNLITTELQEGVMKTRMQPIRNAWSKLPRVVRDLSISCGKMVQVKMEGAETELDKTILEAIKDPLTHIVRNSVDHGIEPAEVRKAANKPEEGTLWLRAYHEGGQVNIEIADDGGGINGERVRSKAVEKGLISAEAAALMSDREAMQLILLPGFSTAEKVTNVSGRGVGMDVVKTNVEKIGGTLDIQSTMGHGTTLRIKIPLTLAIVPALVVTCFEDRYCIPQVSLLELVRLEGDRARLDIELMHSVPVYRLRGQLLPLVYLDEELGLRARRNDDEHRSADVVNIVVLQAEDRQFGLVVDHINDTQEIVVKPLGQHIKSISMYAGSTIMGDGTVSLILDVLGIAQQSHVLDEHTGRQFIDANSSRAEHNRHGESWLIVDPKDGTRAAIPLSTVARLEEINTETIEKTGRQQVVQYRGQIMPLVSISEFGQVEPDENNAISLVVYNDGRRNVGVVVGQIVDIVNQAEIPNDGTSDQETRIIAGRVTRVVDLAQIAMNA from the coding sequence ATGCTTGACGAAATTGTCAAAGAGTTTCTTGTCGAGAGTCATGAGAATCTCGATCAGCTGGACCGCGACCTGATGGCACTGGAAGAAGCGCCCAACGACAGGGATCGTCTTTCAAGCATCTTTCGAACGATCCACACAATTAAGGGAACATCCGGCTTTCTCGCATTTCCGACGCTCGAGCATGTAACGCATGTAGGCGAAAACCTGCTGGTGAAGCTCCGCGATGGAGAGATTCCGCTGACCGCTGACATCACCAACGGTCTGCTGGGAATGGTCGATGCCGTTCGCTCAATTCTGTCGAACATCGAAGGCAGTGCCAGCGAGGGTGGCGAAACATACGAAGAGCTCGTTGAAACTCTCGAAGCGCTCAAGTCCGGCGATCCGGGTGCTGTCGTAAGTGGTCCCGGAGAAATTCCTGTTGAGTCCGTTGTCGCGGAACTACAACCAGCCAAAAAAGACCCCGAAGCAGAAGCCAAAGCCGATGAAGACGGTGCGTCAGGGGCTACGTCTGCTCTCGCAGAATCCGTGTCAAAGGATACCGCCGCGGTATCTCTACCGACTCCGGCAGCAACGTCCGCCGCGCCATCCCGGACGCCTGCAAAACCGGTTAAACCAGCGGCAGAAGCCTCCGAATCTTCTTCCGCGTCCATCGCAGATTCGTCTGTTCGGATCGATGTCCATCTGCTGGACAAGTTGATGAACCTTGTTGGGGAGTTGGTGCTCGCAAGAAATCAGATTCTTCAGTTCAGTCAAAGTACCGAAGACGCAGGTATGGCGGCTGCGTCGCAGCGTCTGAACCTGATTACAACAGAGCTGCAGGAAGGAGTCATGAAGACTCGAATGCAGCCTATCCGCAATGCCTGGAGCAAGTTACCTCGGGTCGTGCGGGACCTGTCCATATCCTGTGGCAAAATGGTGCAGGTGAAGATGGAAGGGGCCGAAACGGAGCTCGACAAGACCATATTGGAAGCCATCAAGGACCCGTTGACTCATATCGTGAGAAACTCCGTTGACCACGGAATCGAACCTGCGGAAGTTCGTAAAGCAGCGAACAAACCGGAAGAAGGAACTCTCTGGCTGCGTGCCTACCACGAAGGCGGACAGGTCAATATTGAAATTGCAGATGACGGCGGCGGTATCAATGGCGAACGGGTCCGCAGCAAAGCGGTCGAGAAAGGTCTCATCTCCGCCGAAGCGGCTGCCCTGATGTCTGATCGTGAAGCGATGCAGCTCATTCTGCTGCCGGGCTTCTCCACAGCAGAAAAGGTGACTAACGTTTCCGGTCGCGGTGTCGGCATGGATGTCGTGAAGACAAACGTTGAGAAAATCGGCGGCACACTCGACATCCAAAGCACAATGGGGCACGGCACGACACTTCGAATCAAGATCCCGCTGACACTTGCCATTGTGCCAGCGCTTGTCGTGACGTGTTTTGAAGATCGGTACTGCATTCCGCAGGTGAGCCTGCTGGAACTGGTGCGTCTGGAAGGTGACCGCGCGCGACTTGACATCGAACTCATGCATTCCGTCCCCGTCTACCGTCTGCGAGGACAACTCTTGCCTCTCGTTTACCTCGACGAGGAACTTGGCCTTCGCGCTCGCCGCAACGATGATGAACACCGTTCGGCTGATGTGGTCAACATCGTTGTGTTGCAGGCCGAAGATCGTCAGTTCGGACTCGTTGTGGACCACATCAACGACACGCAGGAAATTGTCGTCAAGCCGCTTGGTCAGCACATAAAGTCCATCAGCATGTATGCCGGATCGACAATCATGGGTGACGGCACAGTATCTCTGATTCTGGATGTACTTGGAATTGCACAGCAGTCGCACGTTCTGGACGAACACACTGGCCGCCAGTTTATCGATGCAAACTCGTCCAGGGCTGAGCATAACCGCCATGGCGAATCATGGCTCATCGTGGATCCCAAAGACGGAACACGCGCGGCGATTCCACTATCGACCGTGGCAAGGCTTGAAGAGATCAATACCGAAACCATCGAAAAGACCGGACGACAGCAGGTCGTGCAATACCGTGGCCAGATTATGCCATTGGTTTCCATCAGCGAGTTCGGTCAGGTGGAACCGGATGAGAACAACGCCATTTCGCTTGTCGTCTACAACGATGGTCGCCGGAATGTGGGTGTCGTTGTAGGGCAGATTGTTGACATCGTAAATCAGGCCGAGATTCCAAACGACGGCACCAGCGATCAGGAAACCCGGATTATTGCAGGTCGCGTCACGCGAGTTGTCGACCTGGCTCAAATTGCGATGAATGCCTGA
- a CDS encoding PmoA family protein, producing the protein MKGAQVTVISPASQPNHSLRSALTRQCLKRRLLVLVLLILGGIANLHGQVMAGDVTVKVGEGDTITVAIDGDAFATYNYGGDLPKPFFLPIRTASGTVINRALNDQSDADHPHHKGLWVSVDEINEQKHWAEKAPIVNTSTRIVKSGGPAAVLEVVNEWRDAENKVAQVVETTRIAIHSNRLLVYEITFTTNLNEAIFEDTKEGLLGFRVAPSMKEKNGGRVVSSDGTKGTKECWGKPFPWIDYVGEVEGKTVGVTLMDDPGNFRPSRYHVRDYGLFSLSPFGEKAYTNGKHEAMPVHLKKGEKLSLRYGVYLHDGDTEAGNVAAVWEQFSGR; encoded by the coding sequence ATGAAGGGTGCTCAAGTGACCGTGATCTCTCCCGCCTCCCAACCAAACCATTCTCTCCGTTCTGCTTTGACCCGGCAATGCCTGAAACGGCGACTCCTGGTCCTCGTTCTGTTGATTCTGGGTGGCATTGCCAATCTTCACGGACAAGTAATGGCGGGTGACGTCACTGTCAAAGTTGGCGAAGGTGATACGATCACTGTTGCAATCGATGGCGATGCATTTGCGACGTACAACTATGGCGGCGATCTGCCAAAACCTTTCTTTCTTCCGATTCGTACAGCCTCAGGTACCGTCATAAACCGAGCATTGAACGATCAGTCGGATGCGGACCATCCGCACCATAAGGGACTTTGGGTCTCGGTCGATGAAATCAACGAACAGAAGCACTGGGCGGAGAAAGCCCCAATCGTCAACACCAGCACACGAATTGTGAAATCCGGCGGACCTGCCGCTGTCCTGGAAGTCGTCAACGAGTGGCGAGACGCAGAAAACAAGGTGGCTCAGGTTGTCGAAACGACACGCATCGCCATCCACAGCAATCGTCTGCTCGTTTACGAAATCACATTCACCACGAATCTCAATGAGGCCATCTTTGAAGATACCAAAGAAGGGCTGCTTGGATTTCGTGTCGCCCCGTCCATGAAGGAAAAAAATGGTGGCCGGGTTGTCTCCAGCGACGGGACAAAGGGAACAAAGGAATGCTGGGGCAAGCCATTTCCATGGATTGACTATGTCGGTGAAGTTGAAGGGAAAACCGTGGGAGTCACCCTGATGGACGATCCCGGCAACTTTCGGCCTTCGCGTTACCACGTCCGCGATTACGGTTTATTCTCACTGAGCCCGTTTGGAGAAAAAGCGTACACAAACGGTAAACATGAAGCGATGCCGGTTCATCTGAAGAAAGGGGAAAAACTGAGCCTGCGTTACGGCGTTTACCTGCATGATGGTGATACCGAAGCCGGCAACGTTGCAGCAGTGTGGGAACAATTTTCCGGAAGGTAG
- a CDS encoding chemotaxis protein CheW → MSEQRSYCTFRVGSLSLGVEVHRVQEVIRAQRMTRIPGASPVVRGLMNLRGQIVTALDLRRRLNLPEVEATDRLMNVVVRTSDGPVSLLVNEIGDVLVVDKDQFEPPPETLQGSTRELISGTYKLENRLLLVLNLDAALKLAA, encoded by the coding sequence ATGTCAGAACAACGATCATACTGCACATTCCGTGTGGGCTCACTTTCACTGGGTGTGGAAGTGCACCGTGTCCAGGAAGTGATTCGTGCTCAAAGAATGACTCGCATTCCGGGAGCTTCACCCGTTGTGCGGGGCTTAATGAATCTGCGCGGCCAGATAGTAACCGCGCTGGATCTGCGGAGGCGTCTGAATTTGCCGGAGGTTGAGGCAACAGACCGATTAATGAATGTCGTCGTGCGGACCAGCGATGGTCCTGTCAGTCTGCTTGTGAACGAAATTGGCGATGTCCTGGTCGTCGACAAAGACCAGTTCGAACCGCCCCCCGAAACATTACAGGGGTCGACCCGGGAGCTGATTTCCGGCACCTACAAACTCGAAAACCGTCTGTTGCTTGTATTGAACCTGGACGCGGCACTTAAGCTGGCAGCGTAG
- a CDS encoding DUF3500 domain-containing protein, producing MTECSGSDRNPIQRRSFLKTAATGITAISSVAVASLAGLQVLPLASAGSAASPKTKSCETLVAQFYKTLTDQQKKLMAFDFDHPLRNAVDNNWHITKAVIGDAFTPDQQQMIRDIFVGLHSEEYQDRVMQQVEHDNRNTNRRNGFSGCTVAVFGQPGENGASGDGFEFVLTGRHVTRRVDGNSVQGAAFGGPIFYGHAHESFNEKPNHPGNVYWYQAQRANELFQALDGRQRNLGLRSDPRDEAASETVRLRGKDAQLTGIPVSEFSADQKDLARKVMADVLAPFRSEDVQESMQLIEAGSFDRLHFTWYKNLDVGNDGVWDVWQIEGPNVVWYFRGDPHVHTWVHIRQPA from the coding sequence ATGACTGAATGTTCCGGATCGGATCGCAACCCTATTCAGCGCCGTAGTTTTCTGAAGACGGCTGCAACCGGAATCACTGCGATTTCCAGTGTCGCAGTCGCATCGCTGGCGGGGCTTCAGGTCCTGCCTCTTGCCTCAGCGGGTTCTGCTGCGTCGCCGAAGACGAAGAGCTGTGAGACGCTTGTCGCACAGTTTTACAAGACATTAACTGACCAGCAAAAAAAGCTGATGGCGTTTGATTTTGATCACCCGCTGCGCAACGCTGTCGACAACAACTGGCATATTACGAAGGCGGTCATCGGTGATGCATTCACTCCGGATCAGCAGCAAATGATTCGGGATATTTTTGTAGGTCTGCACAGTGAAGAGTATCAGGACCGCGTCATGCAGCAGGTCGAGCATGACAATCGGAATACCAATCGCAGGAACGGATTCAGTGGTTGCACTGTCGCTGTCTTTGGCCAACCCGGTGAGAACGGCGCAAGCGGAGACGGGTTTGAGTTCGTTTTGACCGGTAGACACGTCACGCGTCGCGTGGACGGCAACTCCGTCCAGGGTGCAGCGTTTGGTGGCCCTATTTTTTACGGACACGCCCACGAATCGTTTAACGAGAAACCGAACCATCCCGGCAATGTCTACTGGTATCAGGCCCAGCGGGCCAACGAACTGTTCCAGGCCCTGGATGGCCGCCAGCGAAACCTTGGGTTGAGATCAGATCCAAGAGACGAAGCGGCCTCAGAAACCGTTCGACTTCGGGGAAAGGATGCACAACTCACGGGAATTCCGGTTTCGGAATTCAGCGCAGATCAGAAAGACCTTGCCCGAAAAGTCATGGCAGACGTCCTCGCACCATTCCGCAGTGAAGACGTTCAGGAATCAATGCAACTCATCGAAGCAGGTAGCTTTGATCGACTTCACTTCACCTGGTACAAGAATCTGGATGTCGGAAACGATGGAGTTTGGGACGTGTGGCAAATTGAAGGTCCAAACGTGGTTTGGTACTTCCGTGGTGATCCGCATGTTCATACCTGGGTCCATATCCGGCAACCAGCGTAG
- a CDS encoding DegT/DnrJ/EryC1/StrS family aminotransferase, producing the protein MRAFDYLRGHARMEPEISMAIDRVIRSGKLILGPEGEAFEREFAAFTGSEFGVAVGSGTDALILAMMAVGVEPGDEVITVANTAVPTASAIRAVGAVPRFVDIDAETLLMDVSQLPSCITAKTRCVIPVHLHGFPMDMSSLTAIANDHGLKIIEDCAHAHGAARDGRHAGCDGDIGCFSFYPTKNLGAYGDGGICITSDQLLAERLRSLRMYGFRRGQPVAHTDGRNSRLDEIQAAILRVKLRHLEHAVSKRQKNALQYRRLLSQWPEILPPASKAGIAVAWHQFVVRLDDRDAMVAAFEKNEIGYGIHYAQPLHTMPAFQRNDGPVSLPVTEEMANRILSLPMFPELRSDEIQRVCQEITRVLCATSATKGAMQ; encoded by the coding sequence GTGCGTGCATTTGATTACCTGCGGGGCCATGCGAGAATGGAGCCGGAAATCTCAATGGCGATTGATCGCGTGATTCGTTCGGGCAAATTGATTCTTGGCCCGGAAGGCGAAGCATTCGAGAGAGAGTTCGCAGCATTTACTGGAAGCGAATTCGGAGTGGCCGTTGGTTCGGGAACCGATGCGCTGATTCTGGCGATGATGGCGGTTGGCGTAGAACCAGGTGACGAAGTAATCACTGTCGCAAATACGGCGGTACCGACGGCATCTGCGATTCGAGCGGTTGGGGCAGTGCCGCGTTTTGTTGACATTGATGCAGAGACTTTGCTGATGGATGTCAGTCAGCTGCCGAGCTGCATCACAGCAAAAACGCGGTGCGTGATTCCGGTTCATTTGCATGGGTTTCCCATGGATATGTCTTCGCTGACGGCTATCGCGAATGATCATGGCCTGAAAATTATCGAAGACTGTGCTCATGCACACGGAGCGGCCCGCGACGGTCGACACGCCGGCTGCGATGGTGACATCGGATGTTTTTCTTTCTACCCCACCAAGAACCTGGGCGCATATGGCGATGGTGGCATCTGCATCACCAGCGATCAGTTGCTGGCTGAGCGACTAAGGTCTTTGCGAATGTACGGTTTTCGCCGCGGACAGCCGGTCGCACACACGGATGGTCGCAATAGTCGCCTGGACGAAATTCAGGCCGCCATTCTGCGGGTCAAACTGCGACATCTGGAACATGCTGTCAGCAAACGACAGAAGAATGCACTGCAATACCGACGTCTGTTATCGCAGTGGCCGGAAATACTTCCACCAGCATCGAAAGCGGGAATTGCAGTTGCCTGGCATCAGTTTGTGGTTCGACTGGACGATCGCGATGCGATGGTGGCGGCCTTCGAGAAAAACGAAATCGGATACGGAATTCATTACGCCCAGCCTTTGCACACAATGCCGGCGTTCCAACGAAACGATGGACCAGTATCGCTTCCAGTGACCGAAGAAATGGCAAACCGAATTCTTTCACTTCCCATGTTTCCGGAACTTCGCTCTGATGAAATTCAAAGAGTCTGTCAGGAAATCACGCGCGTTCTCTGCGCAACTTCTGCCACCAAAGGCGCGATGCAATGA